Proteins encoded within one genomic window of Prochlorococcus marinus str. MIT 9515:
- the rsmG gene encoding 16S rRNA (guanine(527)-N(7))-methyltransferase RsmG, whose translation MTKESIPKELLKLITGEEIMMFQELRIRIQELNYKTNLTRLIEGDDYWISQVYDSLWTFKENSKKIFDNKKFIDIGSGCGFPGFAYAITHPNSEIYLVDSSKKKTDSLKEIIKRMNFKNNIFVINDRIENVGRQSSFKKSFNIATARAVSNPSTVAEYILPMLEQNGLGILYCGKWRNEDNKNLENTLNVLEGKIMEIKSKSLPKEKGIRNVIFIKPKASCPDIFPRSIGKAEKYPLKG comes from the coding sequence ATGACAAAAGAAAGTATCCCAAAAGAACTATTAAAATTAATAACGGGAGAGGAAATAATGATGTTTCAAGAATTACGGATAAGAATTCAAGAATTAAATTATAAAACCAACTTAACTAGGTTAATCGAAGGAGATGATTATTGGATTTCTCAAGTATATGACAGTCTTTGGACATTTAAAGAAAATTCAAAAAAAATTTTTGATAATAAAAAATTTATTGATATTGGATCAGGTTGTGGTTTCCCAGGATTTGCCTATGCAATAACACATCCCAATTCAGAGATATATTTAGTAGATTCCTCCAAAAAAAAAACAGATTCACTAAAAGAAATTATCAAAAGAATGAATTTCAAAAATAATATATTTGTAATAAATGATCGTATTGAAAACGTTGGGCGTCAATCTTCATTCAAAAAGAGTTTTAATATTGCAACCGCAAGAGCAGTGAGTAATCCTTCAACAGTTGCAGAATATATATTGCCTATGTTGGAACAGAATGGATTAGGTATTTTATATTGTGGGAAGTGGAGAAATGAAGATAATAAAAATTTAGAAAATACATTAAATGTTTTAGAAGGAAAAATAATGGAAATCAAAAGTAAATCTCTTCCTAAAGAAAAGGGCATCCGTAATGTTATCTTTATTAAGCCAAAGGCATCTTGTCCTGATATTTTCCCTAGAAGTATTGGGAAGGCTGAAAAATATCCCCTAAAAGGTTAA
- a CDS encoding aldo/keto reductase, producing the protein MELPCRRFGRTNLKMPVLSLGGMRFQKSWDDLKFSEISRKEQNKVENILNIANNFGFNHIETAKYYGTSEIQLGMGLKSIKKIPKIIQTKIPPNRDPKLFEAELLKSFENLQVKKIDLLAIHGINTPEHLHHAIKDGGCIDILKNFQKENLIGNIGFSTHGESSLIEKTISTNFFDYVNLHWYFINQTNTKVIDLARKYDLGVFIISPTDKGGHLHTPSTKMLELCSPLHPIVFNNLFCLRNKNVHTISVGIAKEKDFDLHLEAVSLLSETDYYIPKILNRLKEESINSLGLEWYESWNKDLPNWQNTPGGINIPVLLWLSNLIDSFDLEDFAKSRYQLLGNGSHWFPGNNANLLDVDICESQLLKVLERHMKPKEVIKKLRVLKEKFGKKSLTRLSKN; encoded by the coding sequence ATGGAGTTGCCTTGTCGCAGATTTGGTAGAACTAATCTGAAAATGCCTGTTTTGTCATTAGGAGGTATGAGATTTCAAAAAAGTTGGGATGACTTAAAATTTTCAGAAATTTCAAGAAAAGAACAGAATAAAGTTGAAAATATTTTGAATATTGCAAATAACTTCGGTTTTAATCACATAGAGACAGCTAAATATTATGGGACTTCTGAAATTCAATTAGGTATGGGTTTAAAAAGTATTAAAAAAATACCAAAAATCATTCAAACAAAAATCCCTCCTAATCGTGATCCGAAATTATTCGAAGCAGAACTTTTGAAAAGCTTTGAAAATTTGCAAGTAAAGAAAATTGATTTATTAGCAATACATGGAATCAATACACCTGAACATCTTCATCACGCCATAAAAGATGGAGGCTGTATTGATATTTTAAAAAATTTCCAAAAAGAAAATTTAATTGGAAATATAGGATTTTCGACTCATGGAGAATCATCTCTTATAGAAAAAACCATATCAACAAATTTTTTTGATTACGTTAATTTGCATTGGTATTTCATTAATCAAACCAATACTAAAGTAATTGATTTAGCTCGTAAATATGATCTTGGGGTTTTCATAATAAGTCCTACAGATAAAGGTGGACATCTTCACACTCCATCAACAAAAATGTTAGAACTTTGTAGCCCTCTACATCCAATAGTATTTAATAATCTTTTTTGCTTAAGAAATAAAAATGTTCATACAATAAGTGTTGGGATCGCAAAAGAGAAAGACTTTGATTTACATTTAGAGGCAGTTTCGTTATTGTCAGAAACTGATTATTATATTCCTAAAATATTGAATAGATTAAAAGAGGAATCAATAAATTCGTTAGGTCTAGAGTGGTATGAAAGTTGGAATAAAGATTTACCAAATTGGCAAAATACACCTGGAGGAATAAATATCCCTGTTCTTCTCTGGCTCTCGAATTTAATAGACTCCTTTGATTTAGAAGATTTTGCAAAATCTAGATACCAATTACTTGGTAATGGTAGCCATTGGTTCCCAGGTAATAATGCAAATTTATTAGATGTTGATATATGTGAAAGTCAATTATTAAAAGTTTTAGAAAGGCATATGAAACCCAAAGAGGTCATAAAGAAATTAAGAGTCCTAAAAGAAAAATTTGGAAAAAAATCATTAACGAGATTATCAAAAAATTAA
- a CDS encoding ferredoxin — MDTDPCFENEILNEVDELTGYEPVLGGKLIEKAVWVDESRCIGCQYCVHVANNTFIVDEDYGRSRAIRQDGDNLETVQEAIDTCPVDCIHWVKFEDLDDLESNLDRDMFQSLGKPPRVNKH; from the coding sequence TTGGATACTGATCCTTGTTTCGAAAATGAAATTCTTAATGAGGTTGATGAATTAACAGGTTATGAACCTGTTCTAGGTGGAAAGTTAATAGAAAAAGCTGTATGGGTTGATGAAAGTAGATGTATCGGTTGTCAATACTGTGTGCATGTTGCAAACAATACTTTTATAGTTGATGAAGATTATGGACGGAGCAGAGCAATAAGACAGGATGGAGATAATCTTGAAACGGTTCAAGAGGCTATTGACACCTGTCCTGTGGATTGTATTCATTGGGTTAAATTTGAGGATTTAGATGATCTAGAAAGTAATCTTGATAGGGATATGTTTCAATCACTAGGAAAACCACCAAGAGTGAATAAGCATTAA
- a CDS encoding DUF1257 domain-containing protein, with product MSHFSTIKTQLREAEPLIKAITQLGYEINKEEKFVKGYNGQFTAVDISMDLPEDTKVGFKWDNNSNAYELVTDLDLWKFNIPVERFISKVTQMYAYHTIISKTEDDGYQIVEQKNKNDGSIELVLTKWES from the coding sequence ATGTCCCATTTTAGTACTATTAAAACTCAACTTAGAGAAGCAGAACCTTTGATAAAGGCTATAACTCAATTGGGTTATGAGATTAATAAAGAAGAAAAGTTTGTAAAAGGTTATAACGGTCAATTTACGGCGGTTGATATCAGTATGGATCTTCCTGAGGATACAAAGGTTGGATTTAAATGGGATAACAATTCTAATGCCTACGAATTAGTAACTGATCTTGACCTCTGGAAATTTAACATACCTGTTGAGAGGTTCATATCAAAAGTTACTCAAATGTATGCTTATCATACAATTATTTCTAAAACAGAAGATGATGGATACCAAATAGTTGAGCAAAAAAATAAAAATGATGGATCTATTGAATTGGTTCTTACTAAGTGGGAAAGCTAA
- a CDS encoding DUF2997 domain-containing protein has protein sequence MPQRTLRFKIHQNGRVEETVEGFQGEACNDATKNLENALGEVKVKNKTSEAFITNQSKKLQQLNKESNVPF, from the coding sequence ATGCCTCAAAGAACATTAAGATTTAAAATCCATCAAAACGGAAGGGTTGAAGAAACTGTTGAAGGTTTTCAAGGGGAAGCATGTAACGATGCTACAAAGAATCTAGAAAATGCTCTTGGCGAGGTGAAAGTTAAGAACAAAACTTCAGAAGCATTTATCACTAACCAAAGCAAAAAATTACAACAACTTAATAAAGAATCTAATGTCCCATTTTAG
- a CDS encoding HEAT repeat domain-containing protein → MTKRKDIQNESLAEIAIDPDVLAKELSVELEIDPLEQIDKDGFSRGALNKNLECDQALKMLKGDREQRIQGLRIFCEYRDKRSFSLLLPLLDQPCPVERMSAVYALGRNPFPSAVEKLVSLLENDDNAYVRRATAWSLANYDNQIVLKPLINSLKNDVASVRLWSSSSLAEIGSTSSSNAQLAAEQLLISLKIDNEPVVRSNCIWSLCRLFEKLEDILQEEFVDECTKIALFDKEPSVMEEAKTALDSMGMQGFYN, encoded by the coding sequence ATGACAAAAAGAAAGGATATTCAGAATGAAAGCTTAGCAGAAATAGCGATAGATCCTGATGTTTTAGCTAAAGAATTATCTGTAGAGCTTGAAATTGATCCTTTAGAACAAATTGATAAGGATGGTTTCTCAAGAGGAGCTTTAAATAAAAATTTAGAGTGTGATCAAGCCTTAAAAATGCTCAAGGGTGACAGAGAGCAAAGAATACAAGGCTTAAGAATATTTTGTGAATATAGAGATAAAAGATCTTTTTCTCTTTTACTGCCTTTACTAGATCAACCTTGCCCAGTAGAAAGAATGAGTGCTGTATATGCATTGGGTAGAAATCCATTTCCTAGCGCAGTTGAAAAATTAGTCAGCCTATTAGAAAACGATGACAATGCATATGTAAGAAGAGCTACTGCTTGGAGTTTAGCTAATTATGATAATCAAATTGTTTTGAAGCCATTGATAAATTCATTAAAAAATGATGTGGCTTCAGTAAGATTATGGTCATCTAGTTCGCTAGCTGAAATTGGAAGTACCTCATCCTCGAATGCTCAATTGGCGGCTGAGCAACTTTTAATAAGCTTAAAAATAGATAATGAGCCTGTTGTTAGAAGCAACTGTATATGGTCGTTATGTAGGTTGTTCGAAAAGTTGGAGGATATATTGCAGGAGGAATTTGTTGATGAATGTACAAAAATTGCACTTTTTGACAAAGAGCCTTCAGTGATGGAGGAAGCTAAAACTGCTTTAGATTCAATGGGAATGCAAGGATTTTACAATTAA
- the rlmN gene encoding 23S rRNA (adenine(2503)-C(2))-methyltransferase RlmN, producing the protein MKNLLGCSVKDLENVALNYGQAAFRGRQIYSWLYNYKNRSKSIDEINVLPLNFRNQLKKEGFIFGELILKEKYLANDGTLKLLLNTRDNESVECVGIPTEKRLTACLSSQVGCPMDCKFCATGKEGLKRSLKASEILDQILFIENEMNQKVTNIVFMGMGEPLLNIDELLFSIRSINEDFDVSQRRITVSTVAIPNMIRKLSEMSFQVLGKCQFTLAISLHASNQKTRETIIPSAKNYHIKYIIDDCREFVKKTGRRVSFEYLMLHGVNDKLEHADELSNLIKGFQCHVNLIQYNQIEEVEFKQTPSKNAQLFQNRLSNNGINVSLRKSRGSDRNAACGQLRQNAKIK; encoded by the coding sequence TTGAAAAACCTTCTAGGATGCAGTGTAAAGGATTTAGAAAATGTAGCTTTAAATTATGGACAAGCTGCGTTTAGAGGGCGTCAAATTTATAGTTGGCTTTACAACTACAAAAACAGGTCTAAAAGTATTGATGAAATCAATGTCTTGCCATTAAATTTTAGAAACCAATTAAAAAAGGAAGGTTTTATATTTGGGGAATTAATTTTAAAAGAAAAGTATTTAGCAAATGATGGAACCTTAAAGTTGTTATTGAATACTAGAGATAATGAGAGTGTAGAGTGCGTTGGCATCCCTACTGAGAAAAGATTAACCGCATGTCTTTCAAGTCAAGTGGGGTGCCCAATGGATTGCAAATTCTGTGCTACTGGTAAAGAAGGATTAAAAAGATCTTTAAAAGCAAGTGAAATACTTGACCAAATTTTATTTATTGAAAATGAAATGAATCAGAAAGTAACTAATATTGTTTTTATGGGAATGGGTGAACCTTTATTGAATATTGATGAGTTACTTTTTTCAATTAGATCAATAAATGAGGATTTTGATGTTAGTCAGCGAAGGATCACAGTAAGCACAGTTGCTATTCCAAACATGATCAGAAAACTATCAGAAATGTCTTTTCAAGTATTGGGTAAATGTCAGTTTACGCTTGCAATAAGTTTGCATGCTTCAAATCAAAAAACAAGAGAAACTATAATACCTAGCGCAAAGAATTATCACATTAAATATATTATTGATGATTGCAGAGAATTTGTAAAAAAGACTGGTAGAAGAGTTAGTTTCGAATACTTAATGCTTCATGGGGTCAATGATAAATTAGAGCACGCTGATGAATTAAGTAATCTAATAAAAGGTTTTCAATGCCATGTCAATTTGATTCAATATAATCAGATTGAGGAAGTTGAATTTAAGCAAACCCCTTCAAAGAATGCTCAACTCTTTCAAAACAGACTTTCTAATAATGGGATTAATGTCAGTCTTCGAAAAAGTAGAGGCTCAGACAGAAATGCGGCATGTGGTCAGTTAAGACAAAATGCCAAAATAAAATAA
- a CDS encoding high light inducible protein, which translates to MIKPDIVPKRKLPRYGFHFYNERLNGRMAMIGFIALILTEFFLKHGLLLW; encoded by the coding sequence ATGATTAAGCCTGACATTGTTCCTAAAAGAAAATTGCCTCGTTACGGATTTCATTTTTATAATGAGAGGCTTAACGGAAGGATGGCGATGATTGGATTTATTGCTCTAATTCTGACTGAATTTTTCTTGAAACATGGATTATTACTATGGTAA
- a CDS encoding DNA-directed RNA polymerase subunit beta' — protein sequence MTSSKPKKSSRVRKTSKNSKKNNKIIMPTLAKTPPSFKNKVVDKKALKNLVSWAYKTHGTAVTAAMADNLKDLGFKYATQAAVSISVEDLKVPEAKQDLIGQAEAQITSTEECYRLGEITEVERHTKVIDTWTETNERLVDAVKNNFNQNDPLNSVWMMANSGARGNMSQVRQLVGMRGLMANPQGEIIDLPIRTNFREGLTVTEYVISSYGARKGLVDTALRTADSGYLTRRLVDVAQDVIVREEDCGTERSIVIEAEDGKFGSRLIGRLSAEDVLDSEDNLIIPKNTAIDPSLSKTIETSLISTVNIRSPLTCEANRSVCRKCYGWALAHNHLVDLGEAVGIIAAQSIGEPGTQLTMRTFHTGGVSTAESGVVRSKIKGKVEFSSKAKIRGYRTPHGVEAKQAEVDFLLKIIPSGNNSNKAQKIEVTSGSLLFVDDGQEIDSDITVAQITSGAVKKSVEKATKDVICDLAGQVRYDKVLQPKEVTDRQGNITLKAQRLGRLWVLAGDVYNLPPNAKPVISTEKNVEQGTVLAEASQYSEFGGEVRLRESVGDSREVQIVTTSMLLSNFNLIEESTHSGEIFHLESNDGTIYRLNTSPGSKISSGEVIADLADERFRTKTGGLVKYAPGLSVKKARSSKNGFEVSQGGTLLWIPQETHEINKDISLLMTEDMAWIEAGTEVVKDIFSQTSGIVTVTQKNDILREITVRNGSFHECEDEEVLNRFTEEGQLVNPGEKIIDGVDNNEILFVQKLETSKSKGLLLRTVEEFNIPDEAELPELTHVKQEKGPSLGLKAIQRLSYKDGELIKSVEGVELLKTHLSLESFDATPQMTIDVETIKDKSNDSINRLNLVILESILVRRDTISDSSHGSTHTELQVKNNQQVKAGDVIATTQILCKEKGIVQLPDLVENEPIRRLIVEREEDKIKINITGKALVKVGDRVVDGDSISEGEKATSCGEIEEVSSKCVTLRLGRPYMVSPDSVLHVKDGDLVLRGDGLALLVFERQKTGDIVQGLPRIEELLEARRPRDSSTLCKRSGVVQIKEGNDDESVSLSVIERDDSINEYQLLIGQNIMVSDGQQVKGGELLTDGPINPHELLDCLFTDIKDQKPLMDAARESISKLQRRMVNEVQNVYKSQGVAIDDKHIEVIVRQMTSKVRIEDAGDTTLLPGELIELRQVEDTNQAMSITGGAPAEFTPVLLGITKASLNTDSFISAASFQETTRVLTEAAIEGKSDWLRGLKENVIIGRLIPAGTGFSGFVEELASEAGPHPDILAEESGGYRRAQNLRPDYTVDMPQSPTVSSTAILDDPSDEDLETTRNRHGIDPSSSNFAAFARPNAENQFSEDQLPDPAALEGLQEEGLLSDE from the coding sequence ATGACATCATCTAAACCAAAAAAAAGTTCAAGAGTACGTAAAACTTCAAAAAATTCAAAAAAAAATAATAAAATAATAATGCCTACATTGGCAAAAACTCCACCTTCATTCAAAAATAAAGTAGTAGATAAAAAAGCTTTAAAGAATTTAGTTTCATGGGCTTATAAAACTCATGGTACAGCTGTAACGGCGGCAATGGCTGATAATTTAAAAGATTTAGGATTTAAATATGCTACACAAGCAGCTGTTTCGATATCAGTAGAGGATCTGAAAGTTCCTGAAGCTAAACAAGATTTAATTGGACAGGCAGAAGCTCAAATTACATCTACTGAAGAGTGTTACAGACTTGGAGAAATTACAGAAGTTGAGAGACATACAAAAGTTATTGATACATGGACTGAAACTAATGAGAGATTAGTTGATGCAGTTAAGAATAATTTCAATCAAAATGATCCACTTAACTCAGTTTGGATGATGGCTAATTCTGGGGCTAGAGGTAATATGTCTCAGGTAAGACAACTTGTTGGGATGAGAGGTTTAATGGCTAATCCTCAAGGGGAGATTATTGATTTACCTATCAGAACAAACTTTAGGGAAGGACTTACAGTTACTGAATATGTAATTTCTTCTTATGGCGCTAGGAAAGGTTTAGTCGATACAGCATTAAGAACCGCTGATTCAGGTTATTTGACAAGAAGATTAGTTGATGTTGCACAAGATGTAATTGTCAGAGAAGAGGATTGCGGTACAGAAAGATCAATTGTAATAGAAGCTGAAGACGGTAAATTCGGATCAAGGCTTATAGGAAGACTTTCTGCCGAAGATGTTTTGGACTCTGAAGACAACTTAATTATTCCAAAAAACACTGCAATTGACCCTTCTTTATCTAAAACTATAGAGACATCATTAATCTCAACAGTAAATATTAGATCTCCATTAACTTGCGAGGCTAATCGTTCAGTTTGCAGAAAATGTTATGGATGGGCTTTAGCTCATAATCATTTAGTCGATTTAGGAGAAGCTGTAGGGATTATTGCTGCTCAATCAATTGGAGAACCTGGAACCCAATTAACCATGAGAACCTTCCATACTGGCGGGGTATCTACAGCAGAAAGTGGAGTTGTAAGATCTAAAATTAAAGGTAAAGTTGAATTTAGTTCAAAGGCGAAGATCAGAGGATATAGAACCCCGCATGGAGTTGAAGCTAAACAAGCTGAAGTAGATTTTTTACTAAAGATAATTCCATCGGGGAATAACTCTAACAAAGCTCAAAAAATTGAAGTAACAAGTGGATCTCTTTTATTTGTAGATGATGGTCAGGAAATTGATTCAGATATAACTGTCGCACAAATTACTTCAGGAGCCGTAAAGAAAAGTGTCGAAAAAGCCACCAAAGATGTTATTTGTGATTTAGCTGGACAAGTAAGGTATGACAAAGTCCTTCAACCAAAGGAAGTTACAGATAGGCAAGGTAATATCACTCTAAAAGCTCAAAGATTAGGCAGACTATGGGTTTTGGCTGGAGACGTTTATAATTTACCTCCCAATGCTAAACCTGTTATTTCAACAGAAAAAAATGTAGAACAGGGAACTGTTTTAGCCGAGGCGAGCCAATACAGCGAGTTTGGTGGAGAAGTGCGTTTAAGGGAATCAGTAGGAGATTCTCGAGAAGTTCAGATTGTAACAACTTCAATGCTATTAAGTAATTTTAACTTGATTGAAGAATCCACTCATTCTGGGGAAATATTTCATTTAGAGTCTAATGATGGAACTATTTATCGATTAAATACTTCACCCGGGAGCAAAATTAGTAGCGGTGAAGTCATTGCTGATTTAGCTGATGAAAGATTTAGAACTAAAACTGGAGGATTGGTTAAATATGCACCTGGTTTAAGTGTTAAAAAAGCAAGATCATCTAAAAATGGTTTCGAAGTTAGTCAAGGTGGAACATTGCTTTGGATTCCTCAAGAGACTCATGAAATAAATAAAGATATATCATTGCTTATGACAGAGGATATGGCATGGATAGAGGCAGGAACAGAAGTAGTTAAAGATATATTTAGTCAAACCTCAGGGATTGTCACAGTAACTCAAAAAAATGATATTTTGCGAGAAATTACTGTTAGAAATGGTTCTTTTCATGAGTGTGAAGATGAAGAGGTTTTAAATCGATTTACTGAAGAAGGACAATTAGTTAATCCTGGTGAGAAAATTATTGATGGAGTCGATAATAATGAAATTCTGTTTGTTCAAAAATTAGAAACATCAAAAAGTAAAGGTTTACTCTTAAGAACTGTAGAAGAATTTAATATTCCTGATGAGGCTGAATTGCCAGAATTAACCCATGTAAAGCAGGAAAAAGGACCATCACTTGGATTGAAAGCTATTCAAAGGCTCTCTTATAAAGATGGTGAATTAATAAAATCTGTTGAAGGTGTAGAACTTCTAAAAACCCATTTGAGTTTAGAAAGCTTTGATGCTACACCCCAGATGACCATTGATGTTGAGACAATTAAAGATAAAAGTAATGACTCAATAAATAGATTAAATTTAGTTATTTTGGAATCAATTTTGGTGAGGAGGGATACCATATCCGATTCTAGTCATGGTTCAACACATACTGAATTACAAGTGAAGAATAATCAGCAAGTTAAAGCTGGAGATGTTATTGCTACTACTCAAATTCTTTGTAAAGAGAAAGGAATAGTTCAATTACCCGATCTGGTTGAGAACGAACCCATTAGACGACTAATTGTTGAGAGAGAAGAAGATAAAATAAAAATTAATATCACAGGTAAAGCGCTTGTTAAAGTTGGTGATCGTGTTGTGGATGGAGATTCAATCAGTGAAGGAGAAAAAGCTACTTCATGTGGAGAAATAGAAGAAGTTTCTAGTAAATGTGTAACCTTGCGACTTGGAAGACCATATATGGTTTCTCCTGATTCTGTTTTGCATGTAAAAGATGGAGATTTAGTTCTTCGAGGAGATGGCTTAGCATTACTAGTTTTTGAAAGACAGAAAACAGGAGATATTGTTCAGGGCTTACCTCGAATTGAAGAATTGTTAGAGGCGAGGAGACCAAGAGATTCATCAACTTTATGTAAAAGATCTGGAGTTGTACAAATCAAAGAAGGAAATGATGATGAATCAGTATCTTTATCAGTTATAGAAAGAGATGATTCTATTAACGAGTATCAACTTTTAATAGGACAAAATATTATGGTAAGTGATGGCCAACAAGTGAAAGGGGGAGAATTGTTAACAGATGGTCCAATTAATCCTCATGAGTTACTTGATTGTTTATTTACAGATATAAAAGATCAAAAACCTTTAATGGATGCAGCTAGAGAATCAATATCAAAATTACAAAGAAGGATGGTAAACGAGGTCCAGAATGTTTATAAGTCTCAGGGAGTAGCGATTGATGATAAACATATCGAAGTGATAGTAAGACAAATGACCAGTAAAGTTCGTATTGAAGATGCAGGAGATACTACTCTTCTTCCAGGGGAATTAATAGAACTAAGACAAGTTGAAGACACAAATCAAGCAATGTCTATTACTGGAGGAGCACCAGCAGAGTTTACTCCCGTTTTATTAGGTATTACTAAAGCTTCCCTTAATACAGATAGTTTTATTTCAGCAGCATCTTTCCAAGAAACAACCAGAGTTCTTACTGAAGCTGCCATCGAAGGTAAATCAGACTGGCTTAGAGGTTTAAAAGAGAATGTCATTATTGGAAGACTCATCCCTGCTGGTACAGGTTTTAGTGGGTTTGTTGAAGAATTAGCTTCAGAAGCAGGGCCTCATCCCGATATTCTCGCAGAAGAATCTGGTGGATATAGACGAGCCCAGAATTTAAGACCAGATTATACAGTTGACATGCCTCAATCCCCTACAGTAAGTTCTACTGCTATTCTTGATGATCCAAGTGATGAAGATTTAGAAACTACTAGGAATAGACATGGAATTGATCCTTCCTCAAGTAATTTTGCTGCTTTTGCAAGGCCTAATGCTGAAAATCAATTTTCTGAAGACCAATTACCCGATCCAGCAGCTTTGGAAGGGTTACAAGAGGAGGGACTTCTTTCTGATGAATAA